From the genome of Triticum aestivum cultivar Chinese Spring chromosome 3B, IWGSC CS RefSeq v2.1, whole genome shotgun sequence, one region includes:
- the LOC123071493 gene encoding F-box/LRR-repeat protein At1g67190: protein MEHLPVEVIGNILAHLSAARDVMVSSAVCRKWREACRKHLHSLSFNSDDFPRDMTTRQLEIIITQTIFQTMGLQCLSIHIDNTHEFSAAPVIAWLMYTRETLRCLYYNIQTNPNVNILEKCGRQKLEVLDLDHNTITGVEPSYQRFTCLKSLYLRHVSISALDLSLLVAACPKIESLALDVLEIVTSDSQSTMELTSHTLKSIFVKTVGVDKIILDADNLEVLHLNALNLDLFELSGKGTLKHLKIDDVSVTHLDIGESTDHLEVVDVSNFMIVWPKFYNMISRACNLRMLRFWGVAFDDDDEIVDLETVAVAFPLLRHLSLSYELRDGLLQGLSPLENVSVLELGWTVISEHFGPWVFGMIERCPNLKKLVIHGVLSEAKTREERKMLATFTSFIVCLMRKYVHVDVQFEYE from the coding sequence ATGGAGCACCTCCCGGTTGAAGTTATTGGCAACATTCTTGCACATCTTAGTGCTGCACGAGATGTCATGGTTTCCTCTGCGGTTTGCCGGAAGTGGCGGGAGGCCTGCAGGAAGCATCTCCATTCACTGTCCTTCAATTCAGACGACTTTCCTCGGGACATGACCACACGTCAACTGGAGATCATCATCACACAGACTATATTCCAGACGATGGGACTGCAATGCCTCTCTATTCATATAGATAACACACATGAGTTCTCCGCAGCGCCTGTGATTGCATGGCTAATGTATACCAGGGAGACGCTCCGGTGCCTGTATTACAACATTCAAACCAACCCTAATGTAAACATCCTGGAGAAGTGTGGTAGACAGAAGCTGGAGGTGTTGGATTTGGACCATAACACAATCACCGGTGTTGAACCAAGCTACCAGAGGTTCACTTGTCTTAAATCCCTTTATTTGAGGCATGTTAGCATTTCTGCCCTGGATTTGAGCCTTCTAGTTGCTGCTTGCCCCAAGATCGAGTCACTGGCACTTGATGTCCTTGAGATTGTCACTTCTGATTCGCAGTCTACAATGGAATTAACAAGCCATACCTTGAAAAGCATCTTTGTAAAAACAGTTGGCGTGGATAAGATCATACTTGATGCAGATAATCTGGAGGTCCTGCACCTGAATGCTTTGAACCTTGATCTCTTTGAGCTCTCTGGGAAGGGTACACTAAAGCATCTCAAGATTGATGATGTGAGTGTTACACATTTGGATATTGGGGAGAGTACCGATCATCTGGAGGTTGTGGATGTGAGTAACTTTATGATAGTCTGGCCAAAGTTCTACAATATGATATCTAGAGCATGCAACTTGCGGATGCTACGTTTCTGGGGTGTTgcgtttgatgatgatgatgagattgTGGACTTGGAGACTGTTGCTGTTGCATTTCCTCTTCTAAGGCATCTTTCACTAAGTTATGAATTACGAGATGGGCTACTGCAAGGATTATCACCACTGGAGAATGTTTCGGTTCTGGAACTTGGTTGGACAGTAATAAGTGAGCACTTTGGACCCTGGGTGTTTGGAATGATTGAAAGGTGTCCAAATCTCAAGAAACTTGTCATTCATGGTGTTCTTTCTGAGGCAAAAACACGCGAAGAGCGCAAGATGTTAGCAACCTTCACCTCTTTTATAGTTTGTCTCATGAGGAAGTATGTGCATGTGGATGTGCAATTTGAGTATGAGTGA